A single Streptomyces mirabilis DNA region contains:
- a CDS encoding potassium/proton antiporter, whose amino-acid sequence MPGLARREQPLTVHHLNQLLLVCSLVLLVAVAAVRISSRSGLPSLLVYLGIGIAMGQDGVGNVHFSNAELTQVIGYAALVVILAEGGLGTKWKEIKPALPAATSLALVGIAVSVGVTAAAAHYLIGLEWRQALIIGAVVSSTDAAAVFSVLRKVPLPARVTGILEAESGFNDAPVVILVVAFCTAGPVEHWYVLLGEITLELAIGAAVGLAVGWLGSWGLRHVALPASGLYPIAVMAIAVTAYAAGALAHGSGFLAVYLAAMMLGNAKLPHWPATRGFAEGLGWIAQIGMFVLLGLLVTPHEMGDDIMPALVIGLVLTMVARPLSVVVSLLPFRIPWQEQTLLSWAGLRGAVPIILATIPMVSGIAESRRIFNIVFVLVVAYTLIQGPTLPWLARKLRLGESEGAADLGIESAPLERLRGHLLSVAIPKGSRMHGVEVAELRMPSGAAVTLVVRDGTSFVPLPTTVLRRGDELLVVATDPVRDAAERRLRAVGQGGKLAGWLGLAGNGAGPHSRHSGQ is encoded by the coding sequence GTGCCCGGATTGGCGAGAAGGGAACAGCCGCTGACTGTCCACCACCTCAACCAGCTCCTGCTCGTCTGCTCGCTCGTTCTGCTCGTCGCGGTGGCAGCGGTTCGTATCTCTTCGCGCAGCGGGCTCCCCAGCCTGCTCGTCTACCTCGGCATCGGCATCGCCATGGGCCAGGACGGGGTCGGCAATGTCCACTTCAGCAACGCCGAACTGACCCAGGTCATCGGATACGCGGCCCTGGTCGTGATCCTGGCCGAGGGCGGCCTCGGCACGAAGTGGAAGGAAATCAAGCCGGCGCTGCCCGCGGCCACCTCGCTGGCACTGGTCGGCATCGCGGTGAGCGTCGGAGTGACGGCCGCGGCCGCCCACTACCTGATCGGCCTGGAGTGGCGGCAGGCGCTCATCATCGGCGCGGTGGTGTCCTCGACGGACGCGGCGGCCGTCTTCTCGGTGCTGCGGAAAGTACCCCTGCCCGCGCGCGTGACGGGCATCCTGGAGGCCGAGTCCGGCTTCAACGACGCCCCGGTGGTCATCCTCGTCGTCGCGTTCTGCACGGCGGGCCCCGTGGAGCACTGGTACGTGCTGCTGGGCGAGATAACCCTGGAACTGGCCATCGGCGCGGCCGTCGGCCTCGCGGTGGGCTGGCTCGGCTCCTGGGGTCTGCGGCACGTGGCGCTGCCCGCCTCCGGCCTCTACCCGATCGCCGTGATGGCGATCGCGGTCACCGCCTACGCCGCCGGCGCGCTCGCGCACGGCAGCGGCTTCCTCGCCGTCTACCTCGCGGCGATGATGCTCGGCAACGCCAAACTGCCGCACTGGCCCGCCACCCGAGGCTTCGCCGAAGGGCTCGGCTGGATCGCCCAGATCGGCATGTTCGTCCTGCTCGGCCTGCTGGTCACCCCGCACGAGATGGGCGACGACATCATGCCGGCCCTCGTCATCGGCCTGGTGCTCACCATGGTGGCGCGCCCCCTGAGCGTCGTGGTCAGCCTGCTGCCCTTCCGCATTCCGTGGCAGGAGCAGACGCTGCTGTCCTGGGCGGGCCTGCGCGGCGCCGTACCCATCATCCTGGCGACCATCCCTATGGTGAGCGGCATCGCGGAGAGCCGCCGGATCTTCAACATCGTCTTCGTCCTGGTCGTCGCCTACACCCTCATCCAGGGCCCCACGCTGCCCTGGCTGGCCCGGAAGCTGCGGCTGGGCGAGTCCGAGGGCGCCGCCGACCTCGGGATCGAATCGGCACCCCTGGAGCGGCTGCGCGGCCATCTGCTGTCCGTCGCGATCCCGAAGGGCTCCCGCATGCACGGCGTGGAGGTGGCCGAGCTGCGCATGCCCTCGGGGGCCGCCGTCACCCTCGTCGTGCGCGACGGGACCTCCTTCGTGCCGCTGCCCACGACCGTCCTGCGCCGCGGCGACGAGCTGCTCGTGGTGGCCACCGACCCGGTCCGGGACGCGGCCGAGCGACGGCTGCGCGCGGTGGGTCAGGGCGGCAAGCTGGCGGGCTGGCTGGGCCTCGCGGGCAACGGCGCCGGACCGCACTCCCGACATTCCGGACAGTAA